A stretch of the Theileria equi strain WA chromosome 1, complete sequence genome encodes the following:
- a CDS encoding chromatin assembly protein, putative (encoded by transcript BEWA_027160A), protein MALINVTNIKVGNNFAPIQSPLVFQIEFECLEDLKNDVEWKIIYVTSDGSGYEKDSLQEAMDYLKSDNQGEIVLDAGESTRLRSGKFSV, encoded by the exons atggCCTTGATCAACGTGACAAATATCAAAGTTGGAAACAATTTTGCTCCAATTCAGAGTCCTTTGGTTTTTCAGATCGAATTTGAATGCCTAGAGGATCTCAAGAATGATGTAGAATGGAAAATCATTTACGTTACATCCGATGGGAGTGGTTATGAAAAGGACTCGCTGCAGGAAGCAATGGATTACCTAAAGTCAGATAATCAAGGAGAGATTGTACTAGATGCA GGTGAATCCACCAGATTACGCTCGGGTAAGTTTAGTGTGTAG